Proteins encoded in a region of the Phacochoerus africanus isolate WHEZ1 chromosome 8, ROS_Pafr_v1, whole genome shotgun sequence genome:
- the KIAA1522 gene encoding uncharacterized protein KIAA1522 homolog isoform X4 yields MGSAKAESDKRLSAGPSQGPGSVVDEHQDNVFFPSGRPPHLEELHTQAQEGLRSLQHQERQKLNKAAWDHGDTQSIQSSRTGPDEDSISFCSQTTSYTAESSTAEDALSIRSEMIQRKGSTFRPHDSFPKSCGKSGRRRRERRSTVLGLPQHVQKELGLRNEREAPGTPRPPGPRDAVRIPTVDGRPAGLASGPGARVSLQALEAEAEAGAKAEAMLQCHIDRIYRDDTLVGRSTGARPPPLTRPMSLAVPGLTGGAGPPEPLSPAMSISPQATYLSKLIPHAVLPPTVDVVALGRCSLRTLSRCSLLSASPASVRSFGHFSSASSPRPRSRHPSSSSDTWSHSQSSETIVSDGSTLSSKGGSEGPPEGSVASSSVVPPPQGGSGRGSPSGGSTAEASDTVSIRSGGQLSGRSVSLRKLKRPPPPPRRTHSLHQRGSVAPDGPLGLPPKPERKQQPQLPRPPTTGGSEGMGAAPCPSSSAGSWAPVLSPGGSRRPPRSPERTLSPSSGYSSQSGTPTLPPKGLAGASASPGKAQPPKPERVTSLRSPGASVSSSLTSLCSSSSDPAPSDRSGPHMSTTLGDRFVIPPHPKVPAPFSPPPSKPKSPKQAAPAPAAPAVIPGPISITAASPESPPTPQISLTPPQASLVASKDQSPPPSPPPSYHPPPPPTKKPEAVEEALSAPETAEEPLQDPNWPPPPPPAPEEQDLSMADFPPPEEAFFSVAGPEPAGPSHPPEPSSAAVSIQSQPCGTPDTPPALPAPPAAGSVTGLLAKVPGREPVGCSRGGGPPREDAGAPLVTPSLLQMVRLRSVGAPTVAPNPASAPLAPQKPLRRALSGRASPTPAPSSGLHAAVRLKASNLAASVGPVSAQPNGPPEAEPRSPASTASFIFSKGTKKLQLERPLSPETQADLQRNLVAELRSISEQRPPQATKKPPKAPPPVARKPSGGVPPPTSPSFLPAEPLTAPPTNGLPHAQAEDRTKEELAENGGVPQLVGPEEQKLGVPGSGPQKELV; encoded by the exons ATGG GGTCTGCCAAGGCTGAGAGCGACAAGCGTCTAAGTGCAGGGCCCAGCCAGGGGCCAGGGTCTGTAGTGGATGAGCATCAGGACAATGTCTTCTTCCCCAGTGGCCGACCGCCTCACCTGGAAGAGCTGCACACGCAGGCCCAGGAGGGGCTCCGCTCCCTCCAGCACCAAG AAAGACAGAAACTGAACAAGGCTGCCTGGGACCATGGAGACACCCAGAGCATCCAG TCCTCCCGGACGGGGCCGGATGAAGACAGCATCTCCTTCTGCAGCCAGACCACTTCCTACACGGCCGAGAGCTCCACGGCAGAGGATGCTCTCTCCATCCGCTCTGAGATGATCCAGCGCAAAG GGTCCACCTTCCGACCCCATGACTCATTTCCCAAATCATGTGGAAAGTCAGGAcggcggcggcgggagcggcGGAGCACGGTGCTGGGACTGCCACAGCATGTGCAGAAGGAACTCG GCCTGCGGAATGAGCGTGAGGCACCAGGTACTCCTCGGCCTCCTGGCCCACGGGATGCTGTCCGAATCCCCACGGTGGATGGCCGCCCGGCAGGCCTGGCctcagggccaggggccagggtgtCCCTGCAGGCgctggaggcagaggcagaagccGGTGCCAAGGCAGAGGCCATGCTGCAGTGCCACATCGACCGCATCTACCGGGATGACACCCTCGTTGGCCGGTCCACGGGTGCCCGGCCCCCGCCACTCACCCGGCCCATGTCCCTGGCAGTTCCGGGACTGACAGGAGGGGCAGGGCCTCCAGAGCCCCTGAGCCCCGCCATGTCCATCTCGCCCCAGGCCACCTACTTGTCGAAGCTGATCCCCCACGCAGTGCTGCCACCCACAGTGGACGTGGTGGCCCTGGGCCGCTGCAGCCTGCGCACACTGAGCCGCTGCAGCCTGCTCTCAGCCAGCCCGGCCTCCGTCCGCTCGTTTGGCCACTTCTCCTCGGCCTCCAGCCCGCGGCCCCGCAGCCGCCATCCTTCTTCCTCCAGCGACACCTGGAGCCACTCTCAGTCCTCTGAGACCATCGTGTCTGACGGCTCTACCCTCTCCTCCAAGGGTGGCTCTGAGGGCCCGCCAGAGGGCTCCGTGGCCAGCAGCAGCgtggtgccccctccccaggggggCAGCGGGAGGGGCTCTCCCAGCGGGGGCAGCACTGCCGAGGCCTCAGACACTGTCAGCATTCGGAGTGGTGGGCAGTTGTCCGGCCGAAGCGTGTCCCTTCGGAAGCTGAAGCGGCCCCCGCCACCTCCCCGCCGGACCCACTCGCTCCATcagcgtggctcagtggcacCTGATGGGCCGTTGGGGTTGCCTCCCAAGCCCGAGCGGAAGCAGCAGCCACAGCTGCCCCGGCCCCCCACCACTGGTGGGTCAGAAGGGATGGGGGCGGCACCCTGTCCATCCAGCTCAGCAGGCAGCTGGGCACCTGTCCTGTCTCCAGGTGGCTCCCGGCGTCCCCCACGCTCCCCGGAACGGACACTGTCACCCTCCAGTGGATACTCGAGCCAAAGTGgtacccccaccctccctcccaaggGTCTAGCAGGGGCCTCTGCTTCCCCAGGCAAGGCCCAACCCCCTAAGCCAGAGCGCGTCACTTCTCTTCGATCTCCTGGggcctctgtctcctcctccctcacGTCTCTGTGTTCTTCCTCCTCTGATCCAGCCCCCTCGGACCGCTCTGGTCCACACATGTCAACCACCCTGGGTGACAGGTTTGTCATACCTCCTCACCCCAAGGTGcctgcccccttctccccacctccttcaAAGCCCAAGAGCCCTAAGCAAGCTGCCCCTGCTCCGGCTGCCCCTGCTGTGATCCCCGGGCCCATTTCCATCACTGCTGCCAGTCCTGAGTCCCCACCCACTCCCCAGATATCCCTGACTCCACCGCAGGCATCTCTTGTTGCCTCCAAAGACCAATcacccccaccatccccacccccatcttatcacccaccccccccacccactAAGAAGCCAGAGGCTGTTGAGGAGGCCCTGTCTGCCCCAGAGACTGCTGAGGAGCCCCTCCAAGATCCCaactggcccccacccccacctcctgcaccAGAGGAGCAGGACCTTTCCATGGCCGACTTCCCTCCACCTGAGGAGGCCTTCTTCTCTGTGGCTGGCCCTGAGCCTGCAGGCCCTTCCCACCCCCCGGAGCCCTCCTCAGCCGCTGTCTCTATCCAGAGCCAGCCCTGTGGTACCCCAGACACTCCTCCAGCTCTGCCAGCCCCGCCTGCTGCTGGTTCTGTCACAGGGCTTCTGGCCAAGGTCCCTGGGAGGGAACCAGTGGGctgcagcaggggtggggggcctcCCAGGGAGGATGCCGGTGCCCCCCTGGTCACACCCTCCCTCCTGCAGATGGTTCGGCTGCGCTCTGTGGGTGCTCCCACGGTGGCTCCAAACCCAGCATCAGCACCCTTAGCCCCCCAGAAGCCACTACGAAGGGCCCTGTCAGGGCGGGCCAGCCCAACGCCGGCCCCCTCCTCAGGGCTCCACGCTGCTGTTCGACTCAAGGCCTCCAATCTGGCTGCCAGCGTGGGCCCTGTGAGTGCCCAACCCAATGGACCACCTGAGGCAGAGCCACGGTCCCCTGCCTCTACGGCCAGCTTCATCTTCTCCAAGGGCACTAAAAAGCTGCAGTTGGAGCGGCCCCTGTCCCCTGAGACGCAAGCTGACCTCCAGCGGAACCTGGTAGCAGAGCTTCGGAGTATCTCAGAGCAACGGCCGCCCCAGGCCACAAAGAAGCCACCAAAGGCTCCCCCGCCCGTGGCCCGCAAGCCTTCTGGGGGAGtccccccacccacctctcccAGCTTCCTTCCGGCTGAGCCCCTCACTGCTCCTCCCACCAATGGGCTCCCTCACGCCCAGGCCGAAGACAGGACTAAGGAGGAGCTGGCGGAGAATGGAGGTGTCCCACAGCTGGTGGGCCCAGAAGAGCAGAAGCTGGGCGTACCTGGCTCAG GCCCGCAGAAGGAGCTGGTCTGA